Genomic DNA from Novipirellula galeiformis:
AGATCTGGTCGCCCGAGAGCCAATTGAAGTGGTACCAATTGTTGGTTTGGAAGGCCATTTCCGTCATGTCTTTGTCGCGGTTGCGATACCAGATGCCGCTACCGTTCCAGTAGACGCGTTGAGTGATCACGTCACCAATCGCACCGTCGTGGATTCGTTTAATCGTCTCCATGTAACGCGGTTCGTGACGGCGTTGCAGACCAATGCCCACCATGCGATTCTTTTTCTTCGATGCTTCGACGGCGGCTAAGACCCGCTGAACACCGGGAGCGTCCGAAGCGACGGGCTTTTCCATGAAGACGTGTCGATTCTTTTCGATCGCGTATTCAAATTGCTGAGGTTTAAACCCAGGCGGGGTCGCGATCACCACGAGGTCGCAATCGACGTCAATCGCTTTCTTGTAGGCATCGAGTCCCGCGAAAATTTGATCCTGCGGCACAGCGACTTTGTCTTGATGCGACTGAGCGAGGCGTTTGACGGCATACTCGGCCTTGTTTTGAAACGCATCGGCCACCGCGACCAACTTCACGTTCCCCTTGGTGTTCATGATGTTGGTCGCGGCACCCGAACCTCGTCCACCACATCCGATGACGACGAATTTGATCTCATCGCTTCCCGCAGCATGAGCCGTGCGAGCGACGTTCGTTGCAATCGCGGCACTAGCGGCGACTGCCGTGGATTGCTTCAGAAATTTGCGACGAGAAGGAGTATTTTGCATCAGGGAAGTTCCTCTTGCGGAAAAAACAGGTGAGCGGGGGATGGATCAAATTGCGTGTCGACTCGAACGATTCACGAACTTTGGAAACCATTTATGTTGACTAAGCTCTCAATTATAGACGCTAAACAGGGGAAAGTCGCGTTTGGATCCGGCAAGGGGAAAACGTTTTCCCATATCGGCGGCATAGCAGTTTCTTTGTTCAGCCATGGTCGTCGCACGCGGCTGATCTGAACAAAAGCGGGTGACCCCAGCGAACCGGTGGATCACCGCGAACATGACTCGCGTCGAAATGGGGGGCGGACTGCAGTCGCCTCGGCGGCGGTTGGGGGGATTCGAGGGATCGTGCTTGCTGCTCACGCTTCCCAATTTGCTTAAGCCACCCGATGTAGCGGTTTGCATGCAGTGACAACGGGGATGCAGCTTAGTTTGTGAGGTTAATGCTTGCGATTGCAGACTGTCGTACCTACCATGCTTACATAGAGGTAATTCGTTTTCCTCCGCGTTTTGCACCGTAACGATGCCTCGTTCGTTCCTGTGCGACTTGCATGGTTGACGCGGTTGTGTGTGTTATTTGAATTCGACTTCTCGTTCGTCTGGGTGTCACGCTAGTGAGTCTTTCCGAAGTTGACCGACAGTTTCTGCAACGGTGTCTGGAGCGTGCGCCCCGCGCTTGGCAGA
This window encodes:
- a CDS encoding Gfo/Idh/MocA family protein, whose amino-acid sequence is MQNTPSRRKFLKQSTAVAASAAIATNVARTAHAAGSDEIKFVVIGCGGRGSGAATNIMNTKGNVKLVAVADAFQNKAEYAVKRLAQSHQDKVAVPQDQIFAGLDAYKKAIDVDCDLVVIATPPGFKPQQFEYAIEKNRHVFMEKPVASDAPGVQRVLAAVEASKKKNRMVGIGLQRRHEPRYMETIKRIHDGAIGDVITQRVYWNGSGIWYRNRDKDMTEMAFQTNNWYHFNWLSGDQICEQHIHNLDVGCWVKDAYPVECNGMGGREMREGGDATKSQIFDHTFCEYTFADGSKMFSQGRHLAGGWNHVGEYAHGTKGSSDPSGTIEGENPWKFTGKSENGHQQEQHDLIEALMRGDIYNEGEIGAKSTFTAILGREACYSGKVIKWDDLMQKGANLSPGIDEYTLESDPPVMPGDDGKYPVPVPGKHSPFA